From Panicum hallii strain FIL2 chromosome 2, PHallii_v3.1, whole genome shotgun sequence, a single genomic window includes:
- the LOC112879960 gene encoding 60S acidic ribosomal protein P0-like produces MAIKRTKAEKKQAYDRKLCSLLDEYTKVLIALADNVGSKQLQDIRRGLRGDSVVLMGKNTLIRRCIKAYADKTGNHTFDPLMDLLVGNVGLIFTKGDLKEVREEVAKYKVGAPARVGLVAPVDVVVPPGNTGLDPSQTSFFQVLNIPTKINKGTVEIITPVELIKKGDKVGSSESALLAKLGIRPFSYGLQVTNVYEDGSVFSPEVLDLTEDDLVEKFATGVSMVASLSLALSYPTLAAAPHMFINGYKNVLAVAVETDYSYPHADKIKEYLKDPSKFAVAAPVATADSGAAAAPKEEEKKAEEPAEESDDDMGFSLFD; encoded by the exons ATGGCGATCAAGCGGACCAAGGCGGAAAAGAAGCAGGCGTACGACCGCAAGCTGTGCAGCCTGCTCGATGAGtacaccaaggtgctcatcgccCTCGCCGACAACGTCGGCTCCAAGCAGCTCCAGGACATCCGCCGCGGGCTGAGGGGCGACTCCGTGGTGCTCATGGGGAAGAACACGCTCATCAGGCGCTGCATCAAGGCCTACGCCGACAAGACTGGGAACCACACCTTCGACCCGCTCATGGACCTGCTCGTCGGCAACGTCGGCCTCATCTTCACCAAGGGAGACCTCAAGGAGGTCCGCGAGGAGGTGGCCAAGTACAAG GTTGGTGCTCCTGCTCGTGTTGGGCTGGTTGCTCCAGTTGATGTCGTTGTCCCCCCTGGCAACACTGGCCTGGATCCCTCCCAGACCTCTTTCTTCCAG GTGCTCAACATCCCCACCAAGATTAACAAGGGTACTGTGGAAATTATTACCCCTGTGGAGCTTATCAAGAAGGGTGACAAAGTGGGCTCATCTGAGTCTGCTCTTCTCGCCAAGCTGGGTATCCGCCCTTTCTCGTATGGTCTCCAGGTCACCAATGTCTATGAGGATGGGTCAGTCTTCAGCCCTGAGGTTCTTGACCTGACTGAGGACGACCTTGTTGAGAAGTTTGCCACTGGTGTCTCCATGGTTGCCTCTCTGTCCCTGGCGCTCTCTTACCCCACCCTTGCTGCTGCGCCCCACATGTTCATCAATGGGTACAAGAATGTGCTTGCTGTTGCTGTGGAGACTGACTACTCGTACCCGCATGCTGACAAGATCAAGGAGTACCTCAAG GACCCAAGCAAGTTTGCTGTTGCTGCCCCGGTTGCTACTGCGGACTCTGGTGCTGCAGCTGCTCCCAAGGAAGAAGAGAAGAAGGCGGAAGAGCCTGCTGAGGAGTCGGATGATGACATGGGTTTCAGCCTGTTCGACTAG
- the LOC112879959 gene encoding elongation factor 1-alpha-like, whose translation MGKEKVHINIVVIGHVDSGKSTTTGHLIYKLGGIDKRVIERFEKEAAEMNKRSFKYAWVLDKLKAERERGITIDIALWKFETTKYYCTVIDAPGHRDFIKNMITGTSQADCAVLIIDSTTGGFEAGISKDGQTREHALLAFTLGVRQMICCCNKMDATTPKYSKARYDEIVKEVGSYLKKVGYNPDKIPFVPISGFEGDNMIERSTNLDWYKGPTLLEALDQINEPKRPSDKPLRLPLQDVYKIGGIGTVPVGRVETGVLKPGMVVTFAPTGLTTEVKSVEMHHESMQEALPGDNVGFNVKNVAVKDLKRGYVASNSKDDPAKEAASFTAQVIIMNHPGQIGNGYAPVLDCHTSHIAVKFSELLTKIDRRSGKELESAPKFLKNGDAGFVKMIPTKPMVVETFSEYPPLGRFAVRDMRQTVAVGVIKSVEKKDPTGAKVTKAAAKKK comes from the exons ATGGGTAAGGAGAAGGTTCACATCAACATCGTGGTCATCGGCCATGTCGACTCCGGCAAGTCCACGACCACGGGCCACCTCATCTACAAGCTCGGAGGCATCGACAAGCGCGTCATCGAGAGGTTCGAGAAGGAGGCCGCCGAGATGAACAAGAGGTCCTTCAAGTACGCCTGGGTCCTCGACAAGCTCAAGGCTGAGCGCGAGAGGGGCATCACCATCGACATTGCCCTGTGGAAGTTCGAGACCACCAAGTACTACTGCACCGTGATCGACGCTCCCGGACACCGTGACTTCATCAAGAACATGATCACCGGGACCTCCCAGGCCGATTGCGCCGTGCTCATCATCGACTCCACCACCGGTGGCTTTGAGGCTGGTATCTCCAAGGACGGCCAGACCCGTGAGCACGCCCTCCTTGCCTTCACTCTTGGTGTCAGGCAGATGATCTGCTGCTGCAACAAG ATGGACGCCACCACCCCAAAGTACTCCAAGGCTCGGTACGACGAGATCGTGAAGGAAGTGGGGTCCTACCTGAAGAAGGTGGGGTACAACCCGGACAAGATCCCCTTCGTGCCCATCTCTGGGTTTGAAGGTGACAACATGATCGAGAGGTCGACGAACCTGGACTGGTACAAGGGCCCGACCCTCCTCGAGGCGCTGGACCAGATCAACGAGCCGAAGCGGCCGTCGGACAAGCCCCTGCGCCTTCCCCTGCAGGACGTGTACAAGATCGGCGGCATCGGCACCGTCCCGGTGGGCCGCGTGGAGACGGGCGTCCTGAAGCCCGGCATGGTGGTCACCTTCGCGCCTACCGGCCTGACGACGGAGGTGAAGTCGGTGGAGATGCACCACGAGTCGATGCAGGAGGCGCTGCCGGGCGACAACGTGGGGTTCAACGTGAAGAACGTGGCGGTCAAGGACCTGAAGCGCGGCTACGTGGCGTCCAACTCCAAGGACGACCCCGCCAAGGAGGCCGCCAGCTTCACGGCGCAGGTGATCATCATGAACCACCCGGGGCAGATCGGCAACGGCTACGCGCCGGTGCTGGACTGCCACACGTCCCACATCGCCGTCAAGTTCTCGGAGCTGCTGACCAAGATCGACAGGCGCTCCGGCAAGGAGCTCGAGAGCGCCCCCAAGTTCCTCAAGAACGGCGACGCTGGGTTCGTGAAGATGATCCCGACCAAGCCCATGGTGGTGGAGACGTTCTCGGAGTACCCGCCGCTGGGGCGGTTCGCTGTGCGCGACATGAGGCAGACGGTGGCCGTCGGCGTGATCAAGAGCGTGGAGAAGAAGGACCCGACGGGAGCCAAGGTCACCAAGGCTGCGGCGAAGAAGAAATAA
- the LOC112882857 gene encoding 30S ribosomal protein S9, mitochondrial gives MLLRRLLLSSRHFRHGLQTVAPATSASSSASSSPLPFRRLRDLLPSRVLSPRHLSTSGRDDDGNKPWSFAADSGDPDPFAHEDAAADAGEALPVGPAAVGDEPWTKDFGVEGENGDVFEGIYKEAASAVPTSGEAAPAGDEEQWTLSGDEKDPFADAVLGEGIDGIQREDGGLDELDAGEDPEAELKRQKNVEREKELMEILKGPNRAFGDLIANSGITEGMIDSLILLKDVRDVPGLPPLSEIEDEGIQKLSATSSRAEVERQKQEEIAKARVRQVDEKGRAYGTGKRKCSIARVWIEPGDGKFIVNEKEFDAYFPILDHRAELLRPFTVTKTLGLWDVTCTVKGGGVSGQVGAIRLGISRALQNWEPGLRPYLKAAGYLTRDSRVVERKKPGKAKARKSFQWVKR, from the exons AtgctgctccgccgcctcctcctctcctcccgccACTTCCGGCACGGCCTTCAAACCGTAGCTCCGGCCACCAGCGCCTcgtcctccgcctcctcctctccGCTTCCATTTCGCCGCCTCCGGGACCTCCTCCCCTCGCGCGTCCTCTCCCCAAGGCACCTCTCCACCTCCGGCCGCGACGACGACGGCAACAAGCCATGGAGTTTCGCGGCGGACTCGGGCGATCCGGACCCCTTCGCCCATGAGGACGCCGCAGCTGACGCTGGAGAGGCGCTGCCAGTAGGACCTGCGGCCGTGGGCGACGAGCCCTGGACGAAGGACTTCGGCGTGGAAGGCGAGAATGGGGACGTGTTCGAGGGGATCTACAAGGAGGCGGCGTCGGCGGTCCCGACGAGCGGAGAGGCGGCTCCGGCCGGTGACGAGGAGCAATGGACGCTGAGTGGGGATGAGAAGGATCCCTTTGCCGATGCCGTGCTCGGGGAGGGGATCGATGGGATTCAAAGAGAGGATGGTGGGCTCGATGAGCTCGATGCGGGTGAAGACCCTGAGGCTGAGCTGAAGCGACAGAAGAACgtggagagggagaaggagctGATGGAGATACTCAAAG GTCCAAATCGTGCATTTGGTGATCTCATTGCAAACTCTGGGATCACTGAGGGAATGATTGATAGTTTGATCCTCTTAAAGGATGTCAGGGATGTTCCGGGATTGCCTCCCCTAAGTGAAATAGAAGATGAAGGTATCCAGAAACTGAGTGCAACATCAAGTAGAGCTGAAGTCGAGCGCCAAAAGCAAGAAGAAATTGCCAAGGCACGAGTAAGACAGGTTGATGAGAAAGGAAGGGCTTATGGAACAGGGAAAAGGAAATGCAGCATTGCCCGTGTTTGGATTGAGCCTGGTGATGGCAAATTCATTGTTAATGAAAAGGAGTTTGATGCTTACTTCCCAATTCTGGACCATCGAGCCGAACTTCTTCGTCCATTTACAGTTACCAAGACTTTGGGGCTTTGGGATGTGACCTGTACTGTGAAAGGTGGTGGCGTCTCAG GACAAGTTGGAGCTATCCGCTTAGGAATCAGCAGGGCGTTGCAGAATTGGGAACCAGGACTGCGTCCATATCTCAAAGCAG CTGGATATTTGACAAGAGATTCGCGCGTGGTCGAAAGGAAAAAGCCTGGAAAGGCAAAAGCAAGAAAGAGCTTCCAATGGGTCAAGCGGTAA